From Vigna unguiculata cultivar IT97K-499-35 chromosome 5, ASM411807v1, whole genome shotgun sequence, the proteins below share one genomic window:
- the LOC114184022 gene encoding auxin-responsive protein SAUR36-like, which translates to MSKIRGFNLRKRLIRVSKWVFRKIRVRSGPGYHRLGNSPRSSIAKLLSWGRKLTAAAKSFFPVSVGSGYAQLGSGSVVGSDRDPTVPKGHLAVYVGQKDGELHRVLVPVIYFNHPLFGELLKEAEEEFGFHHDGGITIPCRFTEFERVKTRIASGSRRSNRPKRFA; encoded by the coding sequence ATGTCCAAGATTCGCGGATTCAACCTCAGGAAGCGCCTCATCCGGGTCTCCAAATGGGTCTTCAGGAAGATCCGGGTCCGGAGCGGACCCGGATACCATCGCCTGGGCAACTCTCCTCGGTCGTCCATCGCTAAACTCCTCTCGTGGGGTCGCAAGCTGACGGCGGCCGCCAAGTCCTTCTTCCCAGTATCAGTCGGGTCGGGTTACGCCCAATTGGGATCTGGTTCCGTGGTAGGATCCGACCGGGACCCGACTGTGCCCAAGGGACATCTCGCCGTATACGTGGGGCAGAAGGATGGCGAGTTGCACCGCGTGCTGGTGCCGGTAATATACTTCAACCATCCTTTGTTCGGGGAGTTGCTGAAGGAGGCAGAGGAGGAGTTCGGGTTCCACCACGACGGTGGAATCACCATCCCCTGCCGGTTCACTGAGTTTGAACGGGTCAAGACCCGAATAGCGTCCGGGTCTCGTCGGAGCAACCGTCCAAAAAGGTTTGCCTGA